From the Flavobacterium galactosidilyticum genome, one window contains:
- a CDS encoding SIR2 family NAD-dependent protein deacylase, whose translation MKKKLVVLTGAGISAESGIKTFRDGDGLWEGHNVMDVATPEGWHKNPALVLDFYNQRRRQLKEAKPNLGHEILAELEKDFEVHIITQNVDDLHERAGSTNVLHLHGELLKVRSVRNLNHILDWQEDLNFGDLDDENNQLRPHIVWFGEEVPALDQAIQITETADYFAVIGTSLQVYPAAGLIDFTSRETPLFYIDPKPIKIPNLRNPLEIIPEVASKGVEIMRNKLLSFL comes from the coding sequence ATGAAAAAGAAATTAGTAGTTTTAACGGGCGCGGGAATCAGTGCAGAAAGTGGCATAAAAACTTTTCGAGACGGCGACGGACTTTGGGAAGGTCATAACGTGATGGATGTAGCTACGCCTGAAGGTTGGCATAAAAATCCAGCTTTAGTACTTGATTTTTATAACCAGAGAAGAAGACAACTTAAAGAGGCCAAACCCAATTTAGGACATGAAATTCTGGCTGAATTAGAAAAAGATTTCGAGGTGCATATTATCACACAAAATGTTGATGATTTACACGAACGAGCTGGTAGCACGAATGTTTTGCACCTACATGGCGAATTATTAAAAGTGCGTAGTGTACGTAATCTGAATCATATTTTAGATTGGCAGGAAGATTTGAACTTTGGAGATCTTGACGACGAAAACAATCAGTTGCGACCTCACATTGTTTGGTTTGGAGAGGAAGTTCCTGCGCTTGACCAAGCGATACAAATTACAGAAACTGCTGATTATTTTGCTGTTATTGGAACGTCACTACAAGTATATCCTGCAGCTGGATTAATTGATTTTACCTCTAGAGAAACACCGCTTTTTTACATTGACCCAAAACCTATAAAAATTCCAAATCTTAGAAATCCATTAGAAATCATTCCAGAAGTGGCCTCCAAAGGTGTTGAAATCATGAGAAATAAGTTGCTTTCATTTCTATAA
- a CDS encoding site-specific integrase, with protein MESGELTFFKFYEQFLSDYEKKVNSGLRENGTRSKYKILLKHLRNFALTKYGYSDLSFNDLTSDFVQDFDYYPRDDQSLTHNTIWLYMIEFTTLCRLAMSRKHLAFNPFSEYKNTKKDKDRGYLLRNELEQLVTFNCEKKKDELVKDSFVFSCFTGLSYSDMKGLKNSNIQDFFDGNQWIIVRRKKTATSSNVMLLDIPKMIIEKYAGFSKEGKVFPVPSNTVCNDSLKRISEQIDCLKEKKVTFHLARHTFCLARSDFSASAMVLSNSLSTYCFVIRAKCKMLCE; from the coding sequence ATGGAAAGCGGAGAACTTACCTTTTTCAAGTTCTATGAACAGTTCCTTTCCGATTATGAGAAAAAAGTAAACAGCGGACTTCGGGAAAATGGTACACGCAGTAAATACAAAATACTTCTAAAACACCTGCGCAATTTTGCACTGACAAAATACGGTTACTCTGACTTATCATTCAATGACCTTACATCTGATTTTGTGCAGGACTTTGATTATTACCCGCGTGACGACCAAAGTTTGACACACAACACTATTTGGCTGTATATGATTGAATTTACCACACTTTGCCGATTAGCAATGAGCAGAAAGCATCTTGCTTTCAATCCGTTCAGTGAGTATAAGAATACCAAAAAAGACAAAGACAGAGGTTATTTGCTAAGGAATGAATTGGAACAGCTCGTAACGTTCAACTGCGAGAAAAAGAAAGACGAATTGGTTAAAGATTCGTTTGTTTTCAGTTGCTTTACAGGGCTTTCTTATTCAGATATGAAAGGTCTAAAAAACAGTAATATTCAAGATTTCTTTGACGGTAACCAGTGGATTATTGTACGCAGAAAGAAAACGGCAACATCATCAAACGTGATGCTCTTGGATATTCCAAAAATGATTATTGAGAAATATGCAGGGTTCTCAAAGGAGGGAAAGGTATTTCCCGTACCATCAAATACAGTTTGTAATGACAGCCTAAAGCGAATATCCGAACAAATCGACTGCTTGAAAGAAAAGAAAGTAACCTTTCATTTGGCTCGTCATACGTTTTGTCTTGCTCGGAGCGATTTCAGTGCAAGTGCAATGGTGTTGAGTAACTCTTTGTCCACGTATTGTTTTGTCATACGTGCAAAGTGCAAAATGTTGTGTGAGTAA
- the purB gene encoding adenylosuccinate lyase — MTTLNELNAISPIDGRYRNKTISLAPFFSEEALIKYRVLVEIEYFIALCEVPLPQLKDVNPNLFESLRDIYKNFSTEDALWIKETEKVTNHDVKAVEYFIKDAFEKLGLSQYKEFIHFGLTSQDINNTAIPLSTKEAFEKVYMPSLITLTSKLKDLSVEWKDIPMLARTHGQPASPTRLGKEIGVFVERLEEQMRLLFNIPFAAKFGGATGNYNAHHVAYPQIDWRKFGGKFVEENLGLHHSFPTTQIEHYDHFAAFFDALKRINTIIIDLDRDIWTYVSMEYFKQKIKAGEIGSSAMPHKVNPIDFENSEGNLGIANAIFEHLSAKLPISRLQRDLTDSTVLRNIGVPIGHTIIAFEATLKGLNKLLLNESKFHEDLEKNWAVVAEAIQTILRREAYPNPYEALKGLTRTNEAIDKKAIHGFIATLDVSAEIKAELMQITPSNFLGI; from the coding sequence ATGACTACTTTAAACGAATTGAATGCTATATCGCCAATAGATGGTAGATATAGAAACAAGACTATTTCGCTGGCTCCATTTTTCTCAGAAGAAGCCTTAATCAAATACCGCGTATTGGTTGAAATTGAATATTTTATTGCTTTGTGCGAAGTGCCTTTGCCACAACTAAAAGACGTAAACCCAAATTTATTTGAAAGCTTACGTGACATTTATAAAAACTTTTCTACTGAAGATGCGCTGTGGATCAAGGAAACCGAGAAAGTAACAAACCACGATGTAAAAGCAGTAGAATATTTCATCAAAGATGCTTTTGAGAAATTAGGTTTGTCCCAATATAAAGAATTCATCCATTTTGGATTGACTTCTCAAGATATTAATAACACGGCGATTCCACTTTCTACAAAAGAAGCTTTTGAAAAAGTATATATGCCTTCATTGATTACTTTGACTTCTAAATTAAAAGATTTAAGTGTCGAATGGAAGGACATTCCAATGCTTGCTCGTACGCACGGACAACCAGCTTCTCCTACTCGTTTGGGTAAAGAAATTGGTGTTTTTGTAGAGCGTCTAGAAGAGCAAATGCGTTTGTTGTTTAATATTCCTTTTGCAGCTAAATTTGGTGGAGCAACTGGAAATTACAATGCACATCATGTAGCGTATCCTCAAATTGACTGGAGAAAATTTGGTGGGAAATTTGTGGAAGAGAATCTTGGTTTACACCACTCCTTCCCTACTACACAAATTGAACATTACGATCACTTTGCAGCATTTTTTGATGCATTAAAAAGAATCAACACGATCATTATCGATTTAGACAGAGATATTTGGACGTATGTTTCTATGGAATATTTCAAACAAAAAATCAAAGCAGGAGAAATAGGATCTTCGGCAATGCCACATAAAGTAAATCCAATTGATTTTGAAAATTCAGAAGGGAATTTAGGAATTGCAAATGCTATTTTCGAACATTTATCTGCTAAATTACCGATATCAAGATTACAACGCGATTTAACGGATAGTACAGTTTTAAGAAACATTGGAGTTCCAATTGGTCACACGATAATCGCATTTGAAGCGACTTTGAAAGGATTAAACAAATTATTACTAAACGAATCTAAATTTCACGAAGATTTAGAGAAAAACTGGGCAGTTGTAGCTGAAGCTATTCAAACGATATTGCGTAGAGAAGCGTATCCAAATCCTTATGAAGCACTGAAAGGATTAACTAGAACCAATGAGGCGATTGACAAAAAAGCAATTCATGGTTTTATAGCAACACTTGATGTTTCAGCAGAAATAAAAGCAGAATTAATGCAAATAACGCCAAGCAATTTCTTGGGAATCTAA
- a CDS encoding PD-(D/E)XK nuclease family protein, translated as MVEKNLSQLLAKITSTIKVYEKHAELSGENFNIFSIMGMESDEVRTHSAVIGELLNPKGSHSLGSKPLELFLNQISFLQNLILDCNSSICQKEVHIGKINEDKTEGGRIDLIVKDNGGVKLVIENKIYAAEQKNQLKRYKEKYTNAKVLYLTLDGLDSKGDFNEYDIISYQNHILNWIEACAKEAFDKPMVREVLNQYAYLIRKLTNQSTNVEMKDEIQKIIKDYYTESAEIYKNFVDVRNSFVKEAFDEIKNRGNLLGKWNIEFDILNIWSSNTSQALLFSDIKDSTNFYYLRYEYSSSKLFLGIVPRTLKKSGKRSIQREEIRFLNDVDFVTEYLNLKMKAIDNVIKVIQNYIENNISTYSPHHINEKE; from the coding sequence ATGGTTGAGAAAAACTTATCACAATTATTAGCTAAAATTACTTCCACAATTAAAGTTTATGAAAAACATGCTGAACTTTCTGGAGAAAATTTCAATATTTTCTCCATAATGGGAATGGAATCTGATGAAGTTCGAACACATTCTGCCGTAATTGGAGAGTTGTTAAATCCAAAAGGAAGTCATTCATTAGGAAGTAAACCTTTGGAATTGTTTTTAAATCAAATTTCATTTTTGCAAAATTTAATTTTAGATTGTAATTCATCAATTTGTCAGAAAGAAGTACATATTGGAAAAATTAATGAGGATAAAACAGAAGGAGGAAGGATTGATCTAATTGTAAAAGATAATGGAGGTGTAAAATTGGTGATTGAAAATAAAATTTATGCCGCTGAACAAAAAAATCAATTAAAGAGGTATAAAGAAAAATACACTAATGCAAAAGTTCTGTATTTAACTTTAGATGGATTGGATAGTAAAGGGGATTTTAATGAATATGATATAATTTCTTATCAAAATCATATTTTAAATTGGATTGAAGCTTGTGCAAAAGAAGCTTTTGATAAACCAATGGTGAGAGAAGTTTTAAACCAATATGCATATTTAATAAGAAAGTTAACGAATCAATCAACTAATGTGGAAATGAAAGATGAAATACAAAAGATAATTAAAGATTACTATACAGAGTCTGCCGAAATTTATAAAAATTTTGTCGATGTAAGGAATAGCTTTGTTAAAGAAGCTTTTGATGAAATTAAAAACAGAGGAAATCTTCTTGGCAAGTGGAATATTGAATTTGATATATTAAATATTTGGAGTTCTAATACTTCACAAGCTTTACTTTTTTCTGATATAAAAGATTCTACAAATTTTTATTATTTGAGATACGAATATTCATCTTCAAAATTATTTTTAGGAATCGTCCCAAGAACATTAAAGAAAAGCGGTAAACGTTCGATTCAAAGAGAAGAAATACGTTTTTTAAATGACGTTGACTTTGTTACAGAATATTTAAATTTAAAGATGAAAGCTATAGATAATGTTATTAAAGTCATACAGAATTATATCGAAAATAATATATCAACATATAGTCCTCATCATATAAACGAGAAAGAATGA